The proteins below come from a single Terriglobales bacterium genomic window:
- a CDS encoding CRTAC1 family protein → MRRRAGSFLFLAWLVAIPAVAQDSKIRFRDVTQAAGIRFTHNNGAFGKKYLPETMGSGAAFLDYDGDGWQDILLVNGKDWPGRPQRPSTPKLYRNNRNGTFTDVTARAGLAVSLYGMGVAVGDYDNDGHEDVFLTTLGQSRLFRNNGNGTFTDATKAAGLEGPNEFSTAAAFLDYDKDGRLDLVVGNYVQWSIEKDLFCTLDGRSKSYCTPESYKGASARLWRNAGAGKFQDVTAQAGLLDPTSKTLGITVLDANQDGWPDLLLANDTQPNKLYINTGKGSFTEKGVLAGVAFSEDGVARAGMGVDAADYDRSGYPSVLIANFSNQMLALYHNERNGLFVDEAPRSEVGRKSLLTLGFACFFFDYDLDGWLDIYVANGHIENEIERIQKRVAYAQPPHMFRNLGSGKFVETTETLGPQFAHPRVARGAAYGDLDNDGDLDLVVTTNGGPAVLFRNDGGTNRSLRVRLVGTRSNRNGLGAVVTVTAGGEKQAQMLRSGSSYLSQSELVLTFGLGAQERAGHVEIKWPSGQTDRLQNVAAGQTIVVEEGKGIASSLPFASAAPAAKPPARRQ, encoded by the coding sequence ATGCGCCGGCGAGCGGGTTCTTTCCTTTTCCTGGCCTGGCTGGTCGCGATTCCTGCGGTGGCGCAGGATTCCAAGATCAGATTCCGCGATGTGACGCAGGCGGCGGGCATCCGCTTCACGCACAACAACGGCGCCTTTGGCAAGAAGTACCTGCCGGAGACCATGGGCTCGGGCGCGGCCTTTCTCGACTATGACGGCGACGGCTGGCAGGACATCCTGCTGGTGAACGGCAAGGACTGGCCAGGGCGTCCGCAGCGACCTTCGACGCCGAAGCTTTACCGCAACAACCGCAACGGCACCTTCACGGACGTGACGGCGCGGGCCGGGTTGGCGGTGAGCCTCTACGGCATGGGCGTGGCCGTCGGCGACTACGACAACGACGGTCACGAAGACGTCTTTCTGACCACGCTGGGGCAGAGCCGTCTGTTCCGCAACAACGGCAACGGCACGTTCACCGACGCGACCAAGGCCGCGGGTCTTGAGGGTCCGAACGAGTTCTCCACGGCCGCCGCCTTCCTCGACTACGACAAGGACGGACGCCTCGACCTGGTGGTCGGCAACTACGTGCAGTGGTCGATAGAAAAGGATTTGTTCTGCACACTGGACGGACGCTCGAAGTCCTACTGCACGCCGGAGTCATACAAGGGAGCGTCGGCGCGCCTGTGGCGGAACGCGGGGGCGGGGAAGTTCCAGGACGTGACAGCGCAGGCCGGCCTGCTCGATCCGACATCCAAGACCCTGGGCATCACGGTGCTCGACGCCAATCAGGACGGCTGGCCCGACCTGCTGCTGGCGAACGACACTCAGCCCAACAAGCTCTACATCAATACCGGCAAAGGTTCCTTCACGGAGAAAGGCGTGCTTGCCGGCGTGGCCTTCAGCGAAGACGGCGTGGCGCGGGCGGGCATGGGCGTGGACGCGGCAGACTACGATCGCTCCGGGTATCCCAGCGTCCTGATCGCCAATTTCTCCAACCAGATGCTGGCACTGTACCACAATGAGCGCAACGGGCTGTTCGTGGATGAGGCTCCGCGCTCCGAGGTGGGGCGCAAGAGCCTGCTGACCCTGGGCTTCGCGTGCTTCTTTTTCGACTACGACCTGGATGGCTGGCTGGACATCTATGTAGCCAACGGGCACATCGAGAACGAGATCGAGCGCATCCAGAAGCGGGTGGCGTACGCGCAGCCGCCCCATATGTTCCGCAACCTGGGCAGCGGAAAGTTCGTGGAAACCACCGAAACGCTGGGGCCGCAGTTCGCGCACCCGCGGGTGGCGCGCGGCGCCGCGTACGGCGACCTCGATAACGACGGCGACCTCGACCTGGTGGTGACCACCAATGGCGGACCGGCCGTGCTCTTCCGCAATGACGGCGGAACGAATCGCAGCCTGCGCGTGAGGCTGGTCGGTACGCGCTCCAACCGCAACGGACTCGGCGCCGTGGTAACGGTGACAGCGGGCGGAGAGAAGCAAGCGCAAATGCTGCGCAGCGGATCGAGTTACCTTTCGCAGAGTGAGCTGGTGCTGACCTTCGGGCTGGGCGCGCAGGAGCGCGCCGGCCACGTCGAAATCAAGTGGCCGAGCGGCCAGACCGACAGGCTGCAGAACGTCGCCGCGGGGCAAACCATCGTGGTGGAAGAAGGAAAGGGAATCGCAAGCTCCCTGCCGTTCGCGTCCGCTGCTCCGGCTGCGAAGCCACCTGCTAGGCGGCAGTAA
- a CDS encoding tetratricopeptide repeat protein, translating into MKFPNRLVLLLTLSGLYLYGLPDTSVFYLAIVVLHLAAGVLLALLLPGVFRRAFAGLTWSARLGWVAMTLGALLGLFLFSIGTTRPNLPWLYAHIALTTTGVALLLAAWMEKRGWMGSAVARLASAAVFLAALSMAADYSRDNLWQRAFVIRNPSTAPATPEGEGDGPQGPFFPSSAQVKDGKLIPSEFFMKSDACQRCHQDIYQQWFSSAHHFSSFNNQWYRKSIEYMQEVAGTKPSKWCGGCHDPAILLAGKMDQPIVEQMDRPEAHAGMGCMMCHSIVQVKSTMGQGDFVLEYPRLHELAASENPVLRGVHDILTYLNPEPHRRAFLKPFMRRQTAEFCSTCHKVHLDVPINAYRWIRGFNEYDNWQASGVSGQGARSFYYPPKPQKCADCHMPLVESKDQGNIAGKVHSHRFPGANTALPVANQDEVQLEVTKKFLQDNIVSVDIFALSEAAPQTAAGTAVPGELATTFAVGEEAEMAAPGGGIRQPAAPVTAPIDRVQPVVRRGDTVRVDVVVRTRKVGHFFPGGTVDAFDVWLELKATDDHGRVVFWSGSVENDGKGPVEKGAHFYRSLLVDAHGNPINKRNAWAARSVVYVRLIPPGAADTVHYRMKIPEDAGGKIKLEARLHYRKFAWWNTQFSFAGVRDPAQPGPYTPDYDNGRFVFTGDTSKVSGKLKEIPDLPIVTLASDEVTLKVAPRSAKPQEPRVRLDAKDWERWNDYGIGLLLQGDLKGAQAAFQKVTEIDPANPDGWVNIGRARVQEGDNDGAREVLQKALQLKPDLARAHYFYARVLKAEGRYDDAIGHLRQTLAQYPRDRVVRNELGRILFLKRQYREAVREFENVLEVDPEDLQAHYNLMLCYNGLGDEARAAEHQKRYLRFKADEAAQAITGPYRQANPEDNNERQAIHEHVSAPLGKAAAARRTAAVSTLRSGNSD; encoded by the coding sequence GTGAAGTTCCCCAACCGGCTCGTTCTTCTGTTGACTCTTTCGGGGCTGTATCTATACGGCCTTCCGGATACGAGCGTCTTTTATCTGGCGATCGTGGTGCTGCATCTCGCGGCCGGCGTGTTGCTGGCGCTGCTGCTGCCCGGAGTATTCCGCAGAGCCTTTGCCGGCCTGACCTGGAGTGCGCGCCTGGGCTGGGTGGCGATGACGCTGGGCGCCTTGCTCGGGCTTTTCCTGTTTTCTATCGGCACCACGCGGCCGAACCTGCCCTGGCTCTACGCGCATATTGCGTTGACCACGACGGGTGTGGCGCTGCTGCTGGCGGCGTGGATGGAGAAGCGCGGATGGATGGGGTCAGCGGTGGCGCGGCTCGCTTCCGCAGCGGTGTTCCTGGCAGCGCTTTCCATGGCGGCGGATTACTCCCGGGACAACCTGTGGCAGCGGGCGTTCGTGATCCGCAACCCGAGCACCGCGCCGGCGACGCCGGAAGGCGAAGGCGACGGCCCGCAGGGTCCGTTCTTCCCCAGTTCGGCGCAGGTGAAGGACGGGAAGCTGATCCCGTCGGAGTTCTTCATGAAGTCGGACGCCTGCCAGCGCTGCCACCAGGACATCTACCAGCAGTGGTTCAGCTCGGCGCACCACTTCTCGTCGTTCAACAACCAGTGGTACCGGAAAAGCATCGAGTACATGCAAGAGGTGGCGGGGACGAAGCCTTCGAAGTGGTGCGGCGGCTGCCACGATCCGGCCATTTTGCTGGCGGGCAAGATGGACCAGCCCATCGTCGAGCAAATGGACCGGCCGGAAGCGCACGCCGGCATGGGCTGCATGATGTGCCACTCCATCGTGCAGGTGAAGAGCACCATGGGGCAGGGCGATTTCGTGCTGGAGTATCCGCGTCTGCATGAGCTGGCGGCGAGCGAGAATCCGGTGCTGCGCGGGGTGCACGACATCCTGACCTACCTGAACCCGGAGCCGCACCGGCGGGCGTTCCTGAAGCCGTTCATGCGCCGGCAGACGGCGGAGTTCTGCTCCACCTGCCACAAGGTCCATCTGGACGTGCCGATCAACGCGTATCGCTGGATCCGCGGGTTCAATGAGTACGACAACTGGCAGGCGTCCGGCGTCTCGGGGCAGGGAGCGCGGTCGTTCTACTATCCACCCAAGCCGCAGAAGTGCGCCGACTGCCACATGCCGCTGGTGGAGAGCAAGGACCAGGGCAACATCGCCGGCAAAGTGCACTCGCATCGCTTCCCGGGCGCGAATACCGCGCTGCCGGTGGCGAACCAGGATGAAGTGCAGCTCGAAGTGACGAAGAAGTTCCTGCAGGACAACATCGTCAGCGTGGACATCTTCGCGCTGTCGGAAGCTGCGCCGCAGACAGCGGCGGGCACCGCCGTGCCGGGTGAACTGGCGACCACGTTCGCGGTGGGCGAAGAGGCGGAGATGGCCGCGCCGGGCGGCGGCATCAGGCAGCCGGCCGCGCCGGTGACCGCGCCGATCGATCGCGTGCAGCCGGTGGTGCGACGCGGCGACACGGTGCGCGTGGACGTGGTGGTGCGCACCCGCAAGGTTGGGCATTTCTTTCCCGGCGGCACGGTAGACGCCTTCGACGTGTGGCTGGAACTGAAGGCCACGGATGACCACGGACGCGTCGTGTTCTGGAGCGGTTCGGTCGAAAACGACGGCAAGGGGCCGGTAGAGAAAGGCGCCCACTTCTACCGGTCGCTGCTGGTGGACGCGCACGGCAATCCCATCAACAAGCGCAACGCCTGGGCGGCGCGCTCGGTGGTGTACGTGCGACTGATCCCGCCGGGCGCCGCCGATACTGTCCACTACCGCATGAAGATTCCGGAGGACGCGGGCGGGAAGATCAAGCTGGAGGCGCGACTGCACTATCGCAAATTCGCCTGGTGGAATACCCAGTTCTCGTTCGCAGGCGTACGTGATCCGGCCCAACCCGGTCCATACACGCCGGACTATGACAATGGCCGCTTCGTGTTCACCGGGGATACGTCGAAGGTCTCGGGCAAGCTGAAAGAGATCCCGGACCTGCCCATCGTAACGCTCGCTTCAGACGAGGTGACGCTGAAGGTGGCGCCGCGCTCGGCCAAGCCGCAGGAACCGCGCGTTCGGCTGGACGCCAAAGACTGGGAGCGGTGGAACGACTACGGCATCGGGCTGCTGCTGCAGGGCGACCTGAAGGGCGCGCAGGCGGCGTTCCAGAAAGTGACGGAGATCGATCCGGCAAATCCGGATGGGTGGGTGAACATCGGACGGGCGCGGGTGCAGGAAGGCGACAACGACGGCGCCCGCGAAGTGCTGCAGAAGGCGCTGCAGCTCAAGCCGGATCTCGCACGCGCGCATTATTTCTATGCGCGAGTGCTCAAGGCGGAAGGCCGCTACGACGATGCCATCGGGCACCTGCGGCAGACGCTGGCGCAGTATCCGCGCGACCGGGTGGTGCGCAACGAGCTGGGACGCATTCTGTTCCTCAAGCGGCAGTATCGTGAGGCGGTCCGTGAGTTTGAAAACGTTCTCGAAGTCGATCCCGAGGACCTGCAGGCGCACTACAACCTGATGCTCTGCTACAACGGGCTGGGCGACGAAGCCCGCGCCGCCGAACACCAGAAGCGCTACCTGCGTTTCAAGGCGGATGAAGCCGCGCAAGCCATCACCGGTCCCTATCGGCAGGCCAATCCGGAGGACAACAACGAGCGGCAAGCGATCCACGAGCACGTCTCGGCCCCGCTGGGAAAAGCGGCGGCGGCCCGGCGCACGGCGGCGGTTTCCACTCTTCGTTCGGGGAACTCGGATTGA
- a CDS encoding RtcB family protein yields MPQKSDFVRVAQNVWEIPQSYREDMRAPARLYADEALLEDALGDKSTEQLVNTATLPGVVKYAIAMPDIHQGYGFPIGGVVATRLPDGVISPGGVGYDINCGVRMLASAAKVEEIQPFLADLATALYRNCPSGVGATGHIRLKDAELDQVLVEGSRWALKQGCARPEDLERTEEFGTMAGADPALVSHKAKERGRHQIGTLGAGNHFIEVDRVARVYDEEAARRLGLDPDQVVVQIHCGSRGLGHQVCEDYVARFQRTVREYGITLPDRELVCAPFSSGEGQDYFRAMACAANFAFANRQVLAHYIRRSFEEVLAGKVKNFDLHQIYDIAHNMAKVEEHRIGGVSMRVCVHRKGATRAFGPGSPVLPNDLRDLGQPVLIPGSMGTASYILIGTPGSMEQTFGSTCHGAGRVMSRAKAKRTVRGAELRQELETRGIVVRAGSMAGLAEEAPVAYKDVARVVEVVDRAGIGKMVARLEPVAVIKG; encoded by the coding sequence GATTTCGTGCGGGTGGCGCAGAACGTGTGGGAGATCCCGCAGTCGTACCGCGAGGACATGCGCGCGCCCGCCCGTCTGTATGCCGATGAGGCCCTGCTGGAAGACGCGTTGGGCGACAAGTCGACCGAACAACTGGTGAACACGGCCACGCTGCCCGGGGTGGTGAAGTATGCCATCGCCATGCCGGACATCCACCAGGGCTACGGGTTTCCTATCGGCGGCGTGGTGGCGACACGGCTGCCGGACGGAGTGATTTCGCCGGGCGGAGTGGGCTACGACATCAACTGCGGCGTGCGCATGCTGGCTTCGGCTGCGAAGGTGGAGGAAATACAGCCGTTTCTCGCCGACCTGGCCACGGCGCTCTACCGCAATTGTCCGAGCGGGGTAGGTGCGACGGGCCACATCCGGCTGAAGGATGCCGAGCTGGACCAGGTGCTGGTGGAGGGCAGCCGCTGGGCGCTCAAGCAGGGCTGCGCCCGGCCGGAGGACCTGGAGCGCACGGAGGAATTCGGCACCATGGCGGGCGCTGATCCGGCGCTGGTCTCGCACAAGGCGAAGGAGCGCGGGCGGCACCAGATCGGGACGCTGGGAGCAGGGAACCACTTCATCGAGGTGGACCGCGTGGCGCGTGTCTACGACGAGGAGGCGGCGCGGCGCCTGGGCCTCGATCCCGACCAGGTTGTGGTGCAGATCCACTGCGGCTCGCGCGGGCTCGGCCACCAGGTGTGCGAGGACTACGTGGCGCGCTTCCAGAGGACAGTGCGGGAGTATGGCATCACGCTGCCGGACCGCGAACTGGTGTGCGCGCCCTTCAGTTCGGGCGAGGGTCAGGATTATTTCCGCGCCATGGCGTGCGCGGCCAATTTTGCCTTCGCGAACCGCCAGGTGCTGGCGCATTACATCCGGCGATCGTTCGAGGAAGTCCTGGCGGGCAAGGTGAAGAACTTCGACCTGCACCAGATCTATGACATCGCGCACAACATGGCGAAGGTCGAGGAACACAGAATCGGCGGCGTGAGCATGCGGGTGTGTGTGCACCGCAAGGGCGCCACGCGGGCGTTCGGTCCGGGGTCGCCGGTGCTGCCCAACGACTTGCGCGACCTGGGACAGCCGGTGCTGATTCCCGGATCGATGGGGACGGCGTCGTACATCCTGATCGGGACGCCGGGGTCGATGGAGCAGACCTTCGGCTCCACCTGCCACGGCGCGGGACGGGTGATGAGCCGTGCCAAAGCCAAGCGAACCGTGCGCGGCGCGGAACTTCGCCAGGAGCTGGAGACGCGCGGCATCGTGGTGCGGGCGGGATCGATGGCGGGGCTGGCCGAGGAAGCTCCGGTGGCCTACAAGGACGTGGCCCGCGTGGTGGAGGTCGTCGATCGCGCGGGCATCGGAAAGATGGTGGCGCGGCTGGAGCCGGTGGCGGTGATTAAGGGATAG